Proteins from one Mercurialis annua linkage group LG7, ddMerAnnu1.2, whole genome shotgun sequence genomic window:
- the LOC126656348 gene encoding uncharacterized protein LOC126656348, with product MEPESSNASFDRAYLKGRNVGAAMTIRNGGSTGEHRRDSCCINIYINNNIQGVNNSILLGSEVKLRDPGVHIFLEDLKMCIGETCMESNKKKKNENDLGHSKLGFPAIFTAFIIVLLLFLTIS from the coding sequence ATGGAGCCAGAAAGCAGCAACGCCTCGTTCGATCGTGCCTATTTGAAAGGAAGAAATGTTGGAGCAGCAATGACAATCCGCAATGGAGGTTCTACAGGCGAGCACCGGCGAGATAGTTGTTGCATTAACATTTATATAAACAATAACATTCAAGGAGTAAATAATTCTATCCTGCTCGGAAGTGAAGTAAAGCTGAGAGATCCTGGAGTTCATATATTCTTGGAAGACTTGAAGATGTGCATTGGGGAAACATGCATGGAATCgaataagaaaaagaagaacGAGAATGATTTAGGACACTCTAAGCTAGGGTTTCCTGCCATATTTACTGCATTTATCATAGTTCTCCTCTTATTTCTAACAATTTCTTAA